In Diabrotica undecimpunctata isolate CICGRU chromosome 4, icDiaUnde3, whole genome shotgun sequence, a single genomic region encodes these proteins:
- the Dus4 gene encoding tRNA-dihydrouridine(20a/20b) synthase [NAD(P)+]-like encodes MGSKNDIHTDILDLFRDKKLVKICAPMVRYSKLQFRNLVKLYNCDLTFTPMILADSFCQSAKARRNEFTTNSLDTPVVIQFASNTVYDFVGAAYLASPHCNGVDLNCGCPQKWAREQELGCEMLKNPELIYDMVRQCRNHILKPFTVSVKMRLLYDEKQTVNICKQLEMCGISFLTIHARTPYQNVGDINKDTLKLINDTCSLPVIANGGVTTLDDCYKLQDYTGCKGVMVANGILTNPTIFAGNLETTLDCIQNWLDICYNSTLTMDQYLKESNKPSEMIQEKPYNLIYQCFHHHLVFMLERILPRKQKRYFNNLKTFKSALEFLDDYFHLKPRLFELDKYLQYTNFNVDYSGRELLYQDLKPANLATNEEFSLYNSENTAGQYFTSKTNTDSCDWSDIFLENG; translated from the coding sequence ATGGGCAGCAAGAATGACATACATACAGACATTCTCGATTTATTTCGAGATAAAAAGTTAGTGAAAATATGCGCGCCCATGGTACGATACAGCAAATTACAGTTTAGAAACCTTGTTAAACTGTATAACTGTGATTTAACATTTACTCCTATGATTTTAGCAGATTCTTTTTGTCAGAGTGCAAAAGCCAGGCGTAATGAATTTACCACAAATTCTTTAGACACTCCTGTTGTTATACAATTTGCATCAAATACTGTGTATGATTTTGTAGGTGCAGCATATTTAGCATCACCACATTGTAACGGAGTAGATTTGAATTGTGGTTGTCCACAGAAATGGGCAAGAGAGCAGGAATTGGGCTGTGAAATGTTAAAGAATCCAGAATTAATTTATGATATGGTTCGCCAATGCAGAAATCATATTTTGAAACCTTTCACTGTAAGTGTAAAAATGCGACTGCTATATGATGAAAAACAAACTGTTAATATTTGTAAACAATTAGAAATGTGTGGTATTAGTTTTTTAACTATTCATGCTCGTACTCCTTACCAAAATGTAGGAGATATTAATAAGGACACTTTAAAGTTAATAAATGATACTTGTTCTTTACCTGTGATAGCTAATGGAGGTGTGACAACATTAGATGATTGTTATAAATTACAAGATTATACAGGATGTAAGGGTGTAATGGTTGCAAATGGTATCCTGACTAATCCTACAATCTTTGCTGGAAACTTAGAAACAACTCTAGATTGTATACAAAACTGGTTAGATATTTGTTATAATAGTACTTTGACGATGGATCAATATCTTAAGGAAAGCAACAAGCCTAGTGAAATGATTCAAGAAAAGCcatataatttaatatatcaGTGCTTTCATCACCATTTAGTGTTTATGTTGGAGAGGATATTGCCAAGGAAGCAGAAAAGATACTTCAATAATTTAAAGACTTTTAAAAGTGCTTTAGAATTTTTAGatgattattttcatttaaaaccTAGATTATTTGAACTTGACAAATATTTACAATACACAAATTTTAATGTAGATTATTCAGGTAGGGAATTATTATATCAAGATTTAAAGCCAGCTAATTTGGCTACAAATGAAGAATTTAGCTTATATAATTCAGAAAACACAGCTGGACAGTATTTTACATCAAAAACTAACACTGATAGTTGTGATTGGTCAGACATATTTCTTGAAAATGGTTAA